In Arachis hypogaea cultivar Tifrunner chromosome 17, arahy.Tifrunner.gnm2.J5K5, whole genome shotgun sequence, a single window of DNA contains:
- the LOC112766923 gene encoding methylecgonone reductase: MEAKKIPETILNSGQKMPLIGMGTAAIPLPPFETLITIFIDAIEAGYRHFDTAALYGSEEPLGQAVAKALQLGLIKSREELFITSKLWCTKAHHDLVLPALKTTLQKLGLEYVDLYLVHWPVRLKPEAEAAAEFRKDYVIPFDIKGTWEAMEECQRMGLAKSIGVSNFGIKKITNLLENSTIPPAVNQVEMNLAWQQGKLREFCKQKGIHVSAWSPLGAYKTTWGSNAVMESPILKEIASARHNRVSGSTEMDI; the protein is encoded by the exons ATGGAAGCAAAGAAAATCCCAGAAACGATTCTAAACTCAGGGCAAAAGATGCCATTGATTGGCATGGGAACTGCAGCGATTCCTCTTCCTCCCTTTGAAACTCTCATAACAATCTTCATTGATGCCATTGAGGCTGGCTATAGGCACTTTGACACCGCCGCATTGTATGGCTCCGAGGAGCCTCTAGGCCAAGCTGTGGCGAAAGCGCTACAACTTGGCCTTATAAAGAGCCGCGAAGAATTATTTATCACATCAAAACTATGGTGTACAAAAGCTCACCATGACCTTGTTCTTCCAGCTCTCAAGACTACACTGCA GAAGCTTGGGCTGGAGTATGTAGATCTGTATTTGGTTCATTGGCCAGTAAGGTTGAAACCAGAAGCTGAAGCTGCTGCTGAGTTTAGAAAGGATTATGTGATTCCCTTTGATATAAAAGGAACATGGGAAGCCATGGAAGAGTGTCAAAGGATGGGCTTAGCCAAGTCTATTGGTGTCAGCAACTTTGGCATCAAAAAGATCACCAACCTCTTGGAAAATTCCACTATACCTCCTGCCGTCAATCAG GTGGAAATGAACCTGGCGTGGCAGCAGGGGAAACTGAGAGAGTTTTGCAAGCAAAAAGGGATCCATGTTAGTGCATGGTCGCCATTAGGAGCTTACAAAACTACGTGGGGTTCAAATGCAGTCATGGAGAGCCCAATCCTTAAGGAAATAGCCAGCGCAAGACACAACCGTGTCTCAG